The DNA region ACAAGCATCGGGATTCCGTCGAGGTACGCCTCGGCGATGCCGGAAAGTGCGTGTGTCAAGCCGGCTCCGGGAACGACGTTGACCGCCGCCAGCTTTCCCGAAGCGCGCGCCACACCATCGGCCATGAACGAAGCGCTCTGCTCGTCCGTGACCAGGACCGGACGCACCTTAGTCGAGCGCGCCAGGGCATCGTAGAGCTCGATGTTGTGAGTTCCGGGAATGCCGAATGCGAATGGGACCCCTTCATCTTCCAGCGCGCGGGCGACGATGTCGCTTCCATTCATCTTCATAGCAGGTTCGGAGCGTTCTCCCAGACATGTTCGGCGACGCGGTCCGCCAGAGCCATGATCGTCAGGTAAGGATTGATCTCGATGGAATTGGGAAAGAGGCTGGAGTCGGCGACATAAAGCCACGGGACCCCGTGTACGCGACCATATCCGTCGGTCACTGAGTCTTGAGCGGCCCTTCCCATGCCGCAGCCGCCCTGCAGGTGCGCTGCCGAGACCGGAACTTTCCCTGGCTTGAAGCCGTTGCCGTCTGCCAGGCTCCCCAAGGCGTCCATGTCTTCGGCCGCGACTGTCATCCTTCCTATGGGCATGTGGACCCGTCGGGCGCCGGCAGCGAAGAAGATCCTTGCGGATGTGACCGCGCCACGACAAAGCCCGCGAACGACTTCAGGGGTGAAACTGTAATGGACTACGGGTCTCCCCTGCGAATCGATCGTGATGCGGTTGTGAGGCATCGCCTGGTCGCATGCCAGCACCAGGATCATCTGCAGGCGAGGAAAAGCCTTCATGAAATGGCTGTGCTCTTCTCCGAAGCCGGCCATCGCCTTGGCCGTGACGACGGGAAAGTACATGCAAGTCTCGAGCAGGAAGCGGTCGGTCTCCGCGAACTGATCGAGGTAGAAGCTCTTGGGGTGACCGACGAAGTTGGTGATGGGCTGGGGATGCTCGCCCACCATGATGAAGGCGGGATGACAAGTGAACCCGTGGCCCAGCCTGGGCAGCTTCCGGTCGAAACCGGAGCGCATCAGGAGTGCGGGGGTGTTGACCGCGCCGCCACAGACGATGATCAGCTTGGCGGAGATCTCATAGTCGCCGGGCTCCCATGGCGAGGGCTCGCCCTTTGCTCCAGGCGCCTTCGCAGAGACCCGCACCGACAGATTCCGGTCGCCGATCCGCAGCACCTCGCAGCGGGTAATCACCGCAACGCCGTTCCTCTCGGCATCAGGCAGTTGGACCCGGTGGGTCCCAAGTTTGGCCTGATTGGGGCAGCCGAGATTGCAGAGGCTGGAACCGCGGCAGCCACGCACATTGACCGGAAACTGCTTCACATCGTAGTTCAGTCGGCGGCACCCCTCGGCGAAGAGACGATTGTTGGTGTTGATCGCGCTCTCTTCGAGGAGATGCACGTTATTGGCCGCCATGAATTTCCGTACCCGCGGCTCGAGGTCCTCCAGGCTGATGCCGGGAACGTTCCAGCGCCGCAGGATGCGATCGGGAGGAGGAAGGGAAGTGCCGGTATAGACCACGGTGGATCCGCCATAGGCCGAGCCGAAGGCCAGCGTCATCGTGCGCTCCGCGGTCATGAATCCACCGCCATCTTCGTAAAGCGCCTGGGACATCTCGAGCTCATTGCCGGTGAACTCTTCGAGAGCGAGTTTCGGCCCCTTCTCGAGCACGGCGATGCGCGCGCCCTTACGACACAGCCCTGACAACTCCTGCGCCACCGTGCCTCCGCCGGCGCCCGAGCCGACAATCACGATGTCGAAGCTGAGGCGATTCAACGGAAAGCCTCCCATCCACGCGCATCAGGCCGGTACCCGATCGCGATGGCGGCTTCCCGCCGGCCGTAGTAGCCGAGGAAGGCGAGCGTTCGCAGCCCCCAGAACCCTGCCCGGATGAGCTGTACGGGGTGGTCCTGCAGGTATCCAAGAATGCGCAGGCGGCGCGACCGATCAAGCGACGTGAACCTGCGGCCGTAGCGGAGGACCGATACCCACTCGATGAGGTGGAGAAAAAGGCGAAGCTGGCGGATCTCACCCCGCGACCGGCGTTGCAGCGCCTCGCTGACCAGTCGCTCGGTCGACTCCCGTTGCTCCGGATCGAGGGCTTCTGTTTCGGGCAGCACGGTCCGCGTGACCGAGCGGAAAATGGCGCACGCGGAACGGAGCTGCTGCGCCAGCTGGGGCGTCTCTTGCATTGGGCACAGGGTACCGCGCCCGAGCCCGAATCGGGACAGATTTTCCAATGGCGTGGCCGGGGACCGTCACCGGAGATTCAGGGCGGCAGCGCCGACGATCGCTCCAGACGCGGGATCCTGGGCCAGCACTAGAACCCTCAAGTTAGACCTCGCCCACCCAGGATTGAGCTGGAGCCCCTCACTTGCGGCAAAAGCCATGCCGTTGAGCATGCCAATCTGGCGCAGGGATCGGACGACCGCCTGGTGGGTCAACCGGCGGCCTCCATTCTCGCCCGCGCGAACCTCGGTGGTCAGGTTGTCTTCGGTGATCGCCAGCAGGACAACAGCCGAGCTGGTGCCGTTCTGTTTGACCGCAATGTTCAAGACATCGCCCTTTAGCTCCAGCGTGACTTCGACCGATTTCTTCGACCGGCTGGCTGCGACGATGACCTCCCGCGCTTTCGCCTGGTCGTTTCCCACAAATTGCCGGCGGCCATCGATGACCATCTGCGGCGTGTACACGGAACCCAGGCCGAAGTGGCGGGCGTAATCTTCCTGGCGCGCGCTGTACTGGTGCGCGGAGAAGCGGTCCTTCCAGCCGAGCTCGTTCCAATAGTCCACGTGCTCACCGAGCGCGATGATCTCGACGCTGTCGGAGCGGTCGCGGGCAAGGGAAGCCAGCAGCGCGTCGGCAGGGGGGCAGCTGGAGCATCCCTCCGAGGTGAACAGCTCCACGACTACGGGGACCCTTTCAGCGGCGCTCAGTTCACCACCAGTTGAGACGATCGCGGCGACAACAAGAAAAAACAGAATCTGCTTCATCCCTTGGACTCCATGCCGCTCGCTGGTCGGGTGATTGGGTAAGTGACAGCGAGGCCGAGGCAGCGTCCTCCCTTGGCTACTGTGTGTTGGATTCTTCAGCGCGCACTAAGTTTCAGGGCAAACCCTCCAGCCCCTGGGATGTTGAGCCGGATCCGATACAGGCCGGCCCTGGCAGCCAGGTAAAGCGTTCGCCGGTCGGCGTCGCCCCACGCGAGGTTGTGTGGCCGTTCGAACGCACCGATGGTGTGCACGAATCGGCTCGGATTCCGCACTACGCAGGATGACCTTGATCTGCCGGTGAGGCTGAATGCCGCCGGGAGGTCTGCTTAACGCTCGCCGGGACTCTGTCTGACTAACCTCCCCGGACGACCGGCGCGTGACCGGACATAAAGCCCTGGCCACACGTGCTGGATATGAAGATGAGGGTGCTGCGCCCCGGGATTCAGGAACCGTGGAATACTTGCTGTTCGGGTCCGGGGAGAGCCCTGCGAGCTGGTTTGGGGAAAAGTTTGGGGAAATGCTACGGGCGCCCTCTGGCGGGCGCCCGTAAGTGTGTGACTCGATTGGTTGCGGGGGGTGGATTTGAACCACCGACCTTTGGGTTATGAGCCCAACGAGCTACCAGACTGCTCCACCCCGCAGGTCAATAGTAGCGGATGCGGTGGAGCCGGTCAAACCAGGCGCTCTTGCAATCAAGTGGGAAGCTTGGCCTGGGGGATGGCCGGATAGTGCTTCTGCACGCAGTCGGGGCAGATCCCGTGGGTGAATGAAGCCTCGGAGTGGTCCTGGATGTAGGCCTCCAGCACGTGCCACACGCCTTGGTCGTCCCGGATCTTCTTGCAGTAGGCACAGGTCGCCAGCATCCCGGTGAGCAGCTTCACCTTTTCCAGGGTGTTCTGAAGAGTGGCGATCAGCCGCTCGCGTTCCTGCAGCAGGCGCTTGAGCGGAGTGATGTCCGAGCAGGCGCAGGTGATCCCGACCGTCGCCCCGGCGCTGTTGCGCAGCGGCTCCACCGTCAGGTCAAAGTAGCGCTCTTCGCCCCGGGCCGTGATGCTGATCTCCTCCCGCGCGCCCGCCCCGCGGTCCAGCACGCCCTGCTTGATCCAGCTGATCCGGGCGCCTTCCTCGCCGCCGATGATCTCGGCATCGCTGCGCCCGATGCACTCCTCGTCCGCCCAAGGCAGCGTGGGAGTATTGATCCAGGTGTAGCGCAGGTCGCGGTCCTGGTGGAAGACCACGGTAGGCGAATTCTTGAGCGCGACCCGGAAGCGCTCCTCGCTCTTGCGCAGCGCTACCTCCGCCCGGTGACGCTCGGTGATGTCGTGCGCCATGCCGCGCACCACCGGCGTGGGGCCGTCGGTGCGCAGGGTGTTGTGGTACTCCCAGACCCGGCGCTCGCCCGACCGCGTCTGCAGTACCATCACTCCGGCATCGGCCCCGTTCTCCTGGATCCGCTTCAGGTAGTCGTCGAACTGGTCGCGAAACTCCGGGGCCAGGAACCCCCGCATGGGCCGCGCCAGCAACTCCTCGACCTCATAGCCCAGCAGGCGGGCGGGAAGGGGATTCATGGAGAGCAATCTTCCCGTCAGATCGTGAGTGCAGATCAGGTCCTGGCTGTGCTCCACCAGGTCGCGGAACAGGTCTCCGCCTGATGGCTCCGCCCGACGGTTGATCTCGTTGACTTTACCCGGCTCGTCGACTTTGTGCTTGCCAGTCATAGGGTTAGGCGGGAGAGGCGAAAGTATATCTTGAGGTCAAAAAATGGCAAGTCGCGAAGACACATCAACAAGAAGAGAGGCGCCTGAGGTGAGGGCGCCTCCTGGGTTGCGTGACAGAATAGATTGCACCCCACCCTAGAGCGCTTGGGTGAAGGCAGTGTTACACACACTTGAAAGTTCTGTGAATCGGGAAACCATCCCCGCTTCGTCCGTGAACCGTCAAAGTCCGCGCCACTAGTGCTGGCGGAAGAAGTTCGGCACCGCCCGACCCGCACAGAGGATGAAGTCGTATTTTCTCAGTGCCTCGACATCGTGGGTCTCCGCCAGATGGAAGAGCTGCTCGACAAGGCGTTCCACCTCGTCCTGGGACATGTTCTTGGTGGCGGCCCAGAACTTGGGGGGGTTCAACCAGATCCGTTCTTCTGTTCTCGATGTATTCATGAGTAGGTCCCTAAAACGGCACAGGTGAGTTAAGGGTGGACGCAATTCGAACCGCGCTCATTCTACCCAAACAAGCGGGTGATTGCTGTGACGGCCCGGTAAATTAACAGTCCTTTAACAATCGGTTCAGGCCACGGCCTGCACCATCGATTGTGCAGTTTGCTGCGGAACCGCAGCGGCCCGTGGATCGTGATTTAATGGTCCTTTAACCGGTCTGTAACCCGACGCGGGATAGGCTGCGGTCATGCGGCGTTCTCCGATGGCGCGTGCCGAGCGGGAAGACCAAAACCCGCGTCCGGCCCGGGTGCACTCCCCCTCGGAACTCACCGACCTGGTCCTTCATGCCTGCCTGGTCACCAAGGACGCCGTGTTCAACGTCAGCAGCCTGCTGGCCAACGGTTCCGGGATGGCGGTCCTGGCGGTGAAAGACTGCGAATACGACCTCGACCGCTGCGAACGGTTCATCGACGAGCACATCCCGGTGGCCATCACCCAGGTGAATGAGGCGCAGGCTCGGCAGTTGCTGACTTGCCTGAAGTTCATCACCGATCTGGAGCGTATCGGCGACCTGATGCAATGGGTGGCGCAGGCCGCGCAGCGTTGCCACCCCAGGCTCAGCAAGCGGGACGTGTCCCCGCTGCTGCAGATGGCACAAGCCCTGGAGAAGATGCTCCAGTCTGTCCATACCGCCTTCGTCAGTCGCGACGCGGCGCTGGCGGAATCTGTGATCAAAGCCGACAAGACTATTGACGAGGTGCGGCACACCCTCTTCCGCAAGTGCCTCCATCAGGATGCTCGCAGCAATCCTTCGCGCGTCATCAGCCTGCTACTGATGGGGCAGGCCATCGAGAGGGCGGGCGACCACGCCAAGAACCTGGGCGAAGAGCTCGTGCACTTGTTCGAGGGGCGCAGCCTGCGCCACGTCTCCGCAGGGCCCACCGGACGCGGCCGCAACTTGAGTGAATTGTGACCCGTAACGAGGTCGGACCGGTGCCGGGATCCGGCACGTTCCGCGATGTCCCGTCTATCCCTCTACCGCCTGACTCGAATCCTCGAGGGCCTGCTCCGCCGCGGGAATACTGGGATGGAAACTGAAGAATTGGTCCACCCGGGTGAGCTTGAAGACGTTCATCACCCGCTCGCTGACCCCGACCAGGGCCAGCTTTCGTCCGTCTTTTTGGCGGGAAACGTAGGCGCCCAGCACCGAGCCCAGCCCGGCGGAGTCCACGTAGGGTACTTCCGAAAAGTCCAGGATGAGCCCGGTCGACTTGTCGGACCGAACCAACTCTTGGAAGCCGAATAAGGTGGCAATGGTCAGGGGCCCGCTTAGCCGGACGATCTTTTGCCCGTCTCGTGTTCCCAACGATGTGCGTATCTGCAGTTGATCGGCCGGCATCGCCGCGTATTCTAATCGGCCAGTCCGGACGGATTATTAACAGAAGATAAATTCGCACCCCGGGCGACCGTTCCGCTCCCCGGGAGTTCCCGCTGATCTTCCGTTCCGCATGGTTTATCTTCAAAAAAAAGCTGGGGCAAGAGAAAAGCCTAACGGGAAGCCTGCTGATTTGATATAACCCCTGATAAATCACGAACATGGCAGCGCTCATT from Terriglobales bacterium includes:
- a CDS encoding GMC family oxidoreductase; the protein is MNRLSFDIVIVGSGAGGGTVAQELSGLCRKGARIAVLEKGPKLALEEFTGNELEMSQALYEDGGGFMTAERTMTLAFGSAYGGSTVVYTGTSLPPPDRILRRWNVPGISLEDLEPRVRKFMAANNVHLLEESAINTNNRLFAEGCRRLNYDVKQFPVNVRGCRGSSLCNLGCPNQAKLGTHRVQLPDAERNGVAVITRCEVLRIGDRNLSVRVSAKAPGAKGEPSPWEPGDYEISAKLIIVCGGAVNTPALLMRSGFDRKLPRLGHGFTCHPAFIMVGEHPQPITNFVGHPKSFYLDQFAETDRFLLETCMYFPVVTAKAMAGFGEEHSHFMKAFPRLQMILVLACDQAMPHNRITIDSQGRPVVHYSFTPEVVRGLCRGAVTSARIFFAAGARRVHMPIGRMTVAAEDMDALGSLADGNGFKPGKVPVSAAHLQGGCGMGRAAQDSVTDGYGRVHGVPWLYVADSSLFPNSIEINPYLTIMALADRVAEHVWENAPNLL
- a CDS encoding DUF1223 domain-containing protein — encoded protein: MKQILFFLVVAAIVSTGGELSAAERVPVVVELFTSEGCSSCPPADALLASLARDRSDSVEIIALGEHVDYWNELGWKDRFSAHQYSARQEDYARHFGLGSVYTPQMVIDGRRQFVGNDQAKAREVIVAASRSKKSVEVTLELKGDVLNIAVKQNGTSSAVVLLAITEDNLTTEVRAGENGGRRLTHQAVVRSLRQIGMLNGMAFAASEGLQLNPGWARSNLRVLVLAQDPASGAIVGAAALNLR
- a CDS encoding PAS domain S-box protein; the encoded protein is MTGKHKVDEPGKVNEINRRAEPSGGDLFRDLVEHSQDLICTHDLTGRLLSMNPLPARLLGYEVEELLARPMRGFLAPEFRDQFDDYLKRIQENGADAGVMVLQTRSGERRVWEYHNTLRTDGPTPVVRGMAHDITERHRAEVALRKSEERFRVALKNSPTVVFHQDRDLRYTWINTPTLPWADEECIGRSDAEIIGGEEGARISWIKQGVLDRGAGAREEISITARGEERYFDLTVEPLRNSAGATVGITCACSDITPLKRLLQERERLIATLQNTLEKVKLLTGMLATCAYCKKIRDDQGVWHVLEAYIQDHSEASFTHGICPDCVQKHYPAIPQAKLPT
- a CDS encoding PhoU domain-containing protein, whose product is MRRSPMARAEREDQNPRPARVHSPSELTDLVLHACLVTKDAVFNVSSLLANGSGMAVLAVKDCEYDLDRCERFIDEHIPVAITQVNEAQARQLLTCLKFITDLERIGDLMQWVAQAAQRCHPRLSKRDVSPLLQMAQALEKMLQSVHTAFVSRDAALAESVIKADKTIDEVRHTLFRKCLHQDARSNPSRVISLLLMGQAIERAGDHAKNLGEELVHLFEGRSLRHVSAGPTGRGRNLSEL
- a CDS encoding STAS domain-containing protein, which produces MPADQLQIRTSLGTRDGQKIVRLSGPLTIATLFGFQELVRSDKSTGLILDFSEVPYVDSAGLGSVLGAYVSRQKDGRKLALVGVSERVMNVFKLTRVDQFFSFHPSIPAAEQALEDSSQAVEG